GGACGCCGCGTCGCAGGCGACCGAAGGCGTCTTCCTGAAATCGGGCGCACACCCGCGCACCTATGGCAACTTTGCGCGCCTACTCGGCCGCTATGTCCGCGACGAGAAGCTGATCCCGCTCGAACAGGCGGTGTACCGGCTCACCACCCTGCCCGCGACCAATCTGGGCATCAAGGATCGCGGGGCGCTGAGGCCCGGCTATTATGCCGATGTCGTGGTGTTCGACCCGGCGACGATCGGCGACCGCTCGACCTTCGAGAAGCCGCACCAATATTCGGTCGGGATGCGCGATGTCTTCGTCAACGGCGTGGGCGTGTTGCGGAACGGCGAGCATAGCGGCGCGACGCCTGGGCGTGCGGTACGCGGTGCGGGCTGGAACCGCTGTTCCTAAGCGGCAGCGAGCAAGCGCCGCTGTTCGGCGGGTGACTTGAACAGGAAATCATAAGGCAAGCCGAGCCGGACGCTCGCCTGACAATGCGGCGCCGTGCGATCGACGTGACGGTCGGCAAGCCGGCCGGCGATCCGTAATGCGGTGCGGTCGAGCCGCGTCAGATCATAGCGCGGGCCGAGTTCCAGCTTGCGCCGGATATGCCCGGGAAGCAGCGACACCGACGCGCGCGCGATCGCACGATGCAGGAATCGCGGCACGCCCGGCGCCGCGCGGCCCGACTGGATAATGTCGAGGAATTCGAAGATGATCGGATGCGGTTCGAAGCGCGGTTCGAGTTCGTCCATCATCGCCATGAACGCGCCCACCGTCGGCGGCGTATGCCGCGCCCCGAACTCGCGCCCGATCGCATCACCGTCGGCCATGAAGCGATCCTTGTCGGCGTCGCTGAGCGGACGGACGAAGCGGTCATAGGCCATCAGGAAGCCATAGGAAGCGGTCGCCGCGACCCAATCGAGCAGCAGCGGATCGAGCGCCCGATATTTCGTGCCGTCGGGTGTCTCCCCCTTCACTTTGCCGTGCATCCGGTTGACCTGCCCGATCACAGCTTTTGCGCTACTCGCCGGTCCATAGCAGGCGAGCATCGCAACGAGTCCGGTGCGGCGCGAACGCCCGATCGGGTCGGCCTTGTAGGTCGAATGGTCCCACACCCCCGACCGGATGCGCGGCTCGGCAAATTCGAGCAGCACCGCGGCGATGCCGCCGATGCCGAGCGCGATCGGGTTCTTGTAGATGCGCCACTGGACGCTGTCGGGCGCGAGCAGCGCGGGTTCGCCGACGGGGGCGGCGAAGTCGATCGCCGTCCCCAGATATTCATCCTGCATCGGCAAACGCGCCACGCTGTCCGTCTCCTTCTAGAAATCGTAACCCAGCGTCAGGCCAAAGGTTCGCGGCTGGTTGGCGAACCGGACCACGACGTTGGCGTTACTGGCGACCGCCGACCAATAATATTTGTTGAACAAGTTTTTCGACCAGAGCGACAGCGACCAGCCGCTTTCGTCCTTGAGACCAAGGCTCGCGTTGACGACGGCATAGGAAGCCACCTCATAGAGCGGATCGTCCTCGAAAATCGTGTTCGCCTTGCCCTGGTAACGCAGGCTGACCGCACCGTTGAGCGCCAGC
This window of the Sphingopyxis sp. CCNWLW2 genome carries:
- a CDS encoding oxygenase MpaB family protein; its protein translation is MARLPMQDEYLGTAIDFAAPVGEPALLAPDSVQWRIYKNPIALGIGGIAAVLLEFAEPRIRSGVWDHSTYKADPIGRSRRTGLVAMLACYGPASSAKAVIGQVNRMHGKVKGETPDGTKYRALDPLLLDWVAATASYGFLMAYDRFVRPLSDADKDRFMADGDAIGREFGARHTPPTVGAFMAMMDELEPRFEPHPIIFEFLDIIQSGRAAPGVPRFLHRAIARASVSLLPGHIRRKLELGPRYDLTRLDRTALRIAGRLADRHVDRTAPHCQASVRLGLPYDFLFKSPAEQRRLLAAA